From a region of the Toxotes jaculatrix isolate fToxJac2 chromosome 7, fToxJac2.pri, whole genome shotgun sequence genome:
- the enkd1 gene encoding enkurin domain-containing protein 1 yields the protein MCEGPSSISGPIPPDPSLFPQYYRRPASARGRLEGNHDGTLALLSGPLAPDPVLYPGCYSARTPAHPHRIGPNATHILERGQRGVVGELLKLDGVSITPVPKQKQRVHDFSKENVRRLREIQRRCKEQEAERAKSRPVPVKALWTSSKFENVPSRVMAQLQVSSPTVKPQCQKFLRAHSNGGRTAPLRPTSKTSVPTSCNSAHDQDLQLQVQGQTIDFITHNARAAGKAVLRRSQSLTNLRDKPVPSAVKGQVPQYLEERKKQWRKEEEERQRNAPDPTIPAGHTLMPENERQETLKSLKETHRSLVTELLSLPLKADNLSVRSRRAHLDSRLSEIEEAIKIFSRDKVYVKIDS from the exons ATGTGTGAGGGGCCTTCATCAATATCTGGGCCAATCCCCCCTGatccttctctgtttcctcagtACTACAGACGACCTGCTTCAG ctcgTGGACGTTTAGAGGGAAACCATGATGGGACTTTGGCCCTACTGTCAGGGCCACTTGCTCCAGATCCTGTGTTGTACCCTGGCTGCTACAGTGCTCGAACCCCAGCACATCCCCACCGTATTGGCCCTAATGCCACCCATATTCTGGAAAGAGGACAAAGAGGGGTAGTGGGGGAACTACTCAAACTAGATGGTGTTTCAATCACCCCTGTTCCCAAACAGA AACAGCGAGTACATGACTTTAGTAAAGAGAATGTGCGTCGTCTCCGTGAGATCCAGAGACGCTGCAAAGAGCAGGAGGCTGAGAGAGCGAAGTCCCGTCCAGTTCCAGTCAAAGCTCTGTGGACCTCCTCCAAATTTGAGAATGTCCCCTCCAGGGTGATGGCCCAGTTACAG GTTTCTAGTCCAACTGTTAAACCACAGTGCCAAAAATTTCTGAGGGCCCACTCTAACGGTGGACGTACTGCCCCACTAAGACCAACCTCCAAAACTTCAGTACCTACCTCCTGCAACTCTGCACATGACCAGGATTTGCAG TTACAGGTTCAAGGTCAGACCATAGACTTCATAACACATAATGCCCGGGCTGCAGGAAAAGCTGTGCTGCGTCGTTCCCAGTCACTGACAAACCTAAGAGATAAGCCTGTACCCAGTGCAGTCAAGGGACAGGTGCCTCAGTA tCTTGAGGAAAGGAAGAAGCAGTGGcgtaaagaggaggaggagagacagaggaacgCACCTGATCCTACAATCCCAGCTGGCCACACCCTGATGCCTGAGAATGAGAGACAGGAGACGCTGAAGTCCCTCAAAGAGA CCCATCGTTCCCTGgtgacagagctgctgtcactCCCTCTCAAAGCTGACAATCTGAGTGTTCGCTCACGAAGGGCTCACCTTGATAGTAGGCTGTCTGAAATCGAGGAGGCCATTAAAATATTCTCCAGAGACAAAGTTTATGTAAAAATAGATTCCTAA
- the polb gene encoding DNA polymerase beta — MSKRKAPQESLNEGITDFLVELANYEKNVNRAIHKYNAYRKAASTIAKYPHKIRSGEEAKKLDGVGAKIAEKIDEFLQTGKLRKLEKIRNDDTSTSINLLTRVTGIGPAAARKFFEEGVKTLEDLKKIEHKLNHHQQIGLKYFEEFEKRIPRAEMEKMEMLILGELEKIDPEYIGTICGSYRRGAASSGDIDILLTHPNYTSQTEKQAKLLHAVVDHLESIGFVTDTLSKGDTKFMGVCQLQQSDEDEEEYLHRRIDIRLIPKDQYYCGVLYFTGSDIFNKNMRTHALEKGFTLNEYTIRPVGVTGVAGEPLLVDSERDIFEYIQYKYREPKDRSE, encoded by the exons ATGAGCAAGAGGAAAGCGCCGCAGGAATCCCTGAATGAGGGAATAACAGACTTTCTTGTTG AGCTGGCTAATTacgaaaaaaatgtcaacaggGCAATACACAAGTACAATGCATACAG GAAAGCAGCATCTACCATTGCAAAGTACCCTCACAAGATCAGAAGTGGTGAAGAGGCTAAGAAACTG GATGGTGTTGGAGCTAAAATAGCAGAAAAGATTGATGAGTTCCTACAAACTGGTAAATTACGGAAACTGGAAAAG ATCCGAAATGATGACACCAGCACTTCCATCAATCTCCTCACCAGAGTTACTGGAATTGG CCCTGCTGCTGCCAGGAAGTTTTTTGAAGAAGGGGTGAAGACATTAGAAG atCTGAAAAAGATTGAGCACAAGCTAAACCATCATCAACAGATTGGGCTCAA GTACTTTGAGGAATTTGAGAAAAGGATTCCACGTGCTGAAATGGAAAAGATGGAG atGCTGATACTTGGAGAGTTGGAGAAAATTGATCCAGAATATATTGGAACAATCTGTGGAAGTTACAGGAGAG GAGCTGCATCGAGTGGTGATATTGATATTTTGCTGACCCACCCAAACTACACCTCTCAGACTGAGAAGCAG gcCAAACTCCTCCATGCCGTGGTTGACCATTTGGAGTCCATTGGGTTTGTGACCGACACTCTGTCCAAAGGAGACACAAAGTTCATG GGAGTCTGCCAGCTACAGCAgagtgatgaagatgaggaagaatACCTTCACAGGCGTATTGATATTAG GTTAATCCCCAAGGACCAGTACTACTGTGGAGTCCTGTATTTCACTGGAAGTGATATCTTCAATAAAAATATGAGAACTCATGCTCTGGAGAAGGGCTTCACTCTGAATGAGTACACCATACGACCAGTCGGGGTTACCG GTGTGGCAGGGGAACCTCTGTTGGTGGATAGCGAGAGAGATATCTTTGAATACATCCAGTACAAATACAGAGAGCCAAAGGACCGCAGCGAGTGA